The nucleotide window GTGCTGCCGACCTATTTCGGATTCGACAGACTGCAGTTCACATGGCTTACCAGCAAGCAGACCGTGCTGCAGTTCAACTGGCAGAACCTGCTGCCGCTGCTTCTCTGTATCATGGCTGCGGTGCTCGTCCTGTCCGGGTTCGGCTGTCTGCGCAGCAGGCCGCGGCGTGCCGCATGGTTTATGGGCTGCGGCGCCCTGCTGGGCCTGTTTGTGGCCGTTGCGGGCAGCAGCCTGCCGCAGGCTCTGTTCATGGAAGAAACACACGGCTTCAATCTGGCCACGACGGGCATCATCATTGCCACCGTATGGCAGTATTCGGGTTACACCATGGCCCTGTATCTTGCGGGACTGCACGGCATATCGCAGGACCTCGCCGACGCCGCCCAGCTGGACGGTGCCTCACAGTTCGCCTACTACCGGCATGTGGCCATCCCCATGCTGCGCCCCATAACCATCAGCGCCATCATCATTCTGTCGCACATCTCGCTCAAGATGTTCGACCTCATCTTTGCCATGACCGGCCCGGACAACGGTGCCACAGGACATCCCGCGCTGCTCATGTATCTGACCACATTCAGGGCCAACGACTTTGCCAAGGGTGCTGCCATTGCCGTGGTGCTGTTTCTGCTGGCGGCCATGTTCATCATTCCGTACCTTGTCAGTTCGTACCGCCGCAAAAGGAGGGGCTACTGATGCACCGCACGTTTTCACCGGCGCGGGTGCTGCTGTATGCAGTGCTGTTTCTGCTGGCGGCCGTCTATATCACTCCGGCATACATGGCCCTTATCACCGCGCTCAAGCATCCGGCCGAAATCAGCCTGACCACCGCATGGGAACTTCCCGCCACGGCCAACTGGAGCAGCTTTGCCGAAGCCGCACGCAAGCTGGGCCCCAACTTCATGAACAGCATAATCCTGACCGTATGCGCCACCATCGGCTCCACGGTGCTCGGCTCGCTGAACGGCTATGTTTTTTCCAAATGGAAGTTCAAGGGCAGCGAAGTGGTTTTCACCCTGTTTCTGTTCGGCATGTTCATTCCGTACCAGATCATTCTCATTCCGCTTTTTCAGCTGCTGCGCGACATGAACCTGTACGGCGGCCTGCCGGGGCTGATTCTGGCACACGTTGTCTACGGTCTGCCCATCACCACGTTGATCTTCCGGAATTTTTACAGCCAGATACCGACAACGCTTGTGGAATCTGCCCAGCTGGACGGCGCGGGATTCTTTTCCATATACCGGCATATCATCTTTCCGCTGTCCATTCCGGGCTTTGTGGTGACCAGCCTGTGGCAGTGCACGCAGGTATGGAACGAATTCCTGTGGGGTATCTGCCTGACAAAGCACACCTCCGCCCCCATGACCGTGGGACTGGCACAGCTGGCAGGCGGACAGGCCGTCAGCTGGAACCTGCCCATGGCCGGTTCTGCCATTGCCGCACTGCCTGTGCTGATGATGTACATTCTGCTGGGCCGCTATTTCATCCGCGGACTGCTGGCGGGTTCCGTCAAAGAATAACGTCACCGGCATAAAAACAGACGGGCATTTCCGCCAAAGATGCCCGTCTGTTTTTATGCCGTGCAGAAACCCGCTGAAAATACGCCGCAGTGCGGCGGCATGCAGCAGACGACCTGCTGCCGGAAAAACACGCCGCGGTGCCGCCCGTGCAGCAGAGCCGCGCGACAGACCCGGAAAACAGGCCCGGAAGCGGGCCCGGAAACAGGTCCGGAAACAGGTCCGGAACAAAAGCACCACGCCGGTGCCCGTTACCCTGTGCAGGCCGCATAAAAGCCCCGCCCAGAGCACACCGCAGTGCACACACGCCATGCGGCGGTCGCTGTGCAACCGTATCCGCGCTTACGCGCAGACCGGATCGCGCAGCAGATACCTGCGGGCGGCCTCGGCCTCTCTGTCTTCCTGACAATGAATACAAAGCGTCGTGGTCGGATTGGCCTTCAGCCGGGCTTCGCCTATTTCGTCACCGCATTCTTCACACCGGCCGAAGCCACCCGTGGCAATACGGTGCAACGCCGATTCCACAGCCGCCAGCTGCCGAGCCAGCCGCCCGCGCAATGCCACATCCAGCGTCAGTTCCGCCAGCCGCGAAGCCTGCTCGTTTTCATCGGGGCAGGCAATAACCGCTGCCGCGGTTTCCGGCGCCAGTCCGCACTGCTGTTTAAGAAAAACCACCCTGTCGCGCAGGGAATCCGCAATGGTGCCAAGCTGCTGATCATTCATAACCATAACTCCGTTGGTTGCGGTTTTCCGATGCTTCAGGGTTATGCCCCGCATGCCGGCATGCTGCACGGCAGTCCGGTTACGCGCAGCAGACAATCATATGACACGCTCTGCCGGCGTGTTTCTTCACCAAACAGTCACCCCCAGTTCACCGTATCTCCACACCGCCGCCGTACTACAATGCAGCGACAATCATACTCCGGTACCAGCCGGAGGGAGGTAACCCATGCAGAGTACCCGCACCGGCAGCCCCGGCCGTCAGCCATCGTCAGCAGTCCAGCCGTCCGGTTTCATGCCGCCTGTGGCACGGGCCATTCCCGCGCCGCTGCGCACCCCGCTGATGCACGCCCTCAAGCTGCCTCAGCTGCTTTCCATGTACAGGCAGGTTTCCACCGGCGGCAGCGCCTGTGGCGAAGGTCTCAAACCGTCCGGCCGCACGGCGGACGTGCTGGCCCTGCTGGCCGCACGCACACACGATGCCGGAGAACTGAAAGCCCCGCATATATTTGCCCGTGACGCGCTGCAGCTGCTGGACATCACGCTGGATATCCGGCCGGAAACACAGGCAGGTCTTGAATCGCTGCCCCCCGACCAGCCGCTGGTGGTGGTATCCAACCATCCGTTCGGTGTATTAGAGGGACTGGCCCTGATGGCTGCACTGCTGCCGGTGCGGCCCGACACCCTTTTTCTGGCTAATTATCTGTTGCGCAGCATTCCGGAAATCCGCGAGCTCATTCTGCCGGTCAACCCCTTTTCCACACGGCAGGCCCGTCGCGAAAATATCAGCGGGCTGCGTGCGGCCGTGGGGCACCTGCGTCAGGGCGGCTGTCTGTGTGTCTTTCCCGCCGGAGAGGTGGCGCATCTGCAGCCACGCCGGCGAGCCATAACCGATCCGGTGTGGAACAGTAACGTTGCCGGTCTCATACGCCGCACCGGCGCCGCGGTGCTGCCCCTGCATTTCGAGGGGCGCAACAGCATGCTTTTCAACCTGATGGGCCTTGTGCATCCTTTTGCCCGTACCGCCATGCTGCCGGCTGAACTGCTGAAAAAGCGCTCTTCCACGGTAACGCTCAATGTGGGACGCATCATTCCGCCACAGATATTCCGCGACCTGCCCCGTGAAACCGACATCACCGCGTATCTGCGCGCCCGCAGCTACGCTCTTTCGCGCGGGCCGAAAGACCGGCAGACGGCAACAGCCGTTGCACGCCGCGCGGCCCCCGTGGCCGGGCCGTTTCCCGTGGCGCGGCTGCTGGCCGAGATTGCAGACCTGCCGCCTGAACAGCTGCTGCTGCGCGAAAACGGGTACCTTGTTTTTGAAGCCCGCGCATGGCAGGCACCGTGCTTTCTGCATGAAATAGGCAGACAGCGGGAACTTACCTTCCGCGAGGTGGGCGAAGGCAGCGGAGAAGCGCTGGACACGGACGTGTTTGACAACCGTTACGACCATATCATTCTGTGGCATGAAAACGACAGGCGGCTTGCCGGTGCCTACCGCATCGGGCAGACAGGGACAGTCCTTCCGGAATTCGGAGTGAAGGGACTCTATTCGTCCACGCTGTTCCGCTTCAGCCCGCGCTTTTTTGCACAGGATGACAATGCGCTGGAACTTGGACGGGCCTTTGTGACCGCACCCTATCAGCGTGACTATGCGCCGCTGATGCTGCTGTGGAAGGGCATAGCGCACTTTGTGCTGCGCCGCCCCGGCGTCCGGCGGCTGTTCGGCCCTGTCAGCATCAGTCTGGAATACAGCCGGTATTCACTGAGCGCCCTTACAGAGTTTCTGCGCCTGCACCATCAGGACAACACGCTGGCCGCCATGGTCAGCGGGCGCAAGCCTCCCCGTTATAAAATGGACAAACGTGCCCCCGACATGCTCAACATGCAGGGCATGCACTTCAACGGCTTGTGCAATCTGGTGAAAGATATCGAGGGCGGACGCACCGTGCCGGTTCTTTTCAAGCATTATCTCAAACTGGGCGGGCGGATAGGCGGCTTTCACGTGGATACGGCGTTCAGGACTCTTGATGCCTTTCTGTGCATTGATCTGGCCGATGCCCCG belongs to Oleidesulfovibrio alaskensis DSM 16109 and includes:
- a CDS encoding ABC transporter permease subunit, with translation MADLSRDRWKALITLMPSVVLIAVFVYGFIGDTIYISLTDWGRGAALALDPQINYIGFENYTELFTGFIDGRFRQDMVNAMFYSVLLLAGAIGLGLFIAVLLDRKPAGEAVLRTIFLYPMALSFIVSGTIWRWLLAPQGGVNVLPTYFGFDRLQFTWLTSKQTVLQFNWQNLLPLLLCIMAAVLVLSGFGCLRSRPRRAAWFMGCGALLGLFVAVAGSSLPQALFMEETHGFNLATTGIIIATVWQYSGYTMALYLAGLHGISQDLADAAQLDGASQFAYYRHVAIPMLRPITISAIIILSHISLKMFDLIFAMTGPDNGATGHPALLMYLTTFRANDFAKGAAIAVVLFLLAAMFIIPYLVSSYRRKRRGY
- a CDS encoding carbohydrate ABC transporter permease: MHRTFSPARVLLYAVLFLLAAVYITPAYMALITALKHPAEISLTTAWELPATANWSSFAEAARKLGPNFMNSIILTVCATIGSTVLGSLNGYVFSKWKFKGSEVVFTLFLFGMFIPYQIILIPLFQLLRDMNLYGGLPGLILAHVVYGLPITTLIFRNFYSQIPTTLVESAQLDGAGFFSIYRHIIFPLSIPGFVVTSLWQCTQVWNEFLWGICLTKHTSAPMTVGLAQLAGGQAVSWNLPMAGSAIAALPVLMMYILLGRYFIRGLLAGSVKE
- a CDS encoding TraR/DksA family transcriptional regulator — protein: MNDQQLGTIADSLRDRVVFLKQQCGLAPETAAAVIACPDENEQASRLAELTLDVALRGRLARQLAAVESALHRIATGGFGRCEECGDEIGEARLKANPTTTLCIHCQEDREAEAARRYLLRDPVCA
- a CDS encoding lysophospholipid acyltransferase family protein; amino-acid sequence: MQSTRTGSPGRQPSSAVQPSGFMPPVARAIPAPLRTPLMHALKLPQLLSMYRQVSTGGSACGEGLKPSGRTADVLALLAARTHDAGELKAPHIFARDALQLLDITLDIRPETQAGLESLPPDQPLVVVSNHPFGVLEGLALMAALLPVRPDTLFLANYLLRSIPEIRELILPVNPFSTRQARRENISGLRAAVGHLRQGGCLCVFPAGEVAHLQPRRRAITDPVWNSNVAGLIRRTGAAVLPLHFEGRNSMLFNLMGLVHPFARTAMLPAELLKKRSSTVTLNVGRIIPPQIFRDLPRETDITAYLRARSYALSRGPKDRQTATAVARRAAPVAGPFPVARLLAEIADLPPEQLLLRENGYLVFEARAWQAPCFLHEIGRQRELTFREVGEGSGEALDTDVFDNRYDHIILWHENDRRLAGAYRIGQTGTVLPEFGVKGLYSSTLFRFSPRFFAQDDNALELGRAFVTAPYQRDYAPLMLLWKGIAHFVLRRPGVRRLFGPVSISLEYSRYSLSALTEFLRLHHQDNTLAAMVSGRKPPRYKMDKRAPDMLNMQGMHFNGLCNLVKDIEGGRTVPVLFKHYLKLGGRIGGFHVDTAFRTLDAFLCIDLADAPPAMLQRYMGKEQAVTFLRRCQHSACQIISGR